A window of Microcoleus sp. bin38.metabat.b11b12b14.051 genomic DNA:
TGACTGCGGCACCGTTTTTGTAAGCAACGATTAGTGATCGATATTCTGAGGCTTGATTTAATTGACCATTTACTTGAATCAAATAGCTTTTATAATCGCCGGAAAGGCTACCAGTTGGTAAGTTAACATTTCCTTGGGTAATAGCGGTTCTGACTTGATCTAATCCGATACCTCGTGCGGCTAACTTGCGCGGATCGAGTTGAATCCTGACTGCATATTGTTTCTGTCCAAAAATCTGGACTTGCGCGACACCATCAATAGCAGAAATCGGTTGCGCTACGGTTATTTCGGCGGCTTCATTGACTGCTGATATTTGCAGCGTTTTGGAGTATAAATATAGGTAGAGAATTGGTGAAACCGAAGGGTTAACTTTGCGGTAGCTGGGCGGTTTGGGCATTCCTGATGGTAATGAACCTGCGGCGGCGGCGATCGCAGCTTGTACGTCTTTGGCGGCAGAATTGACGCTGCGGCTGAAGTCGAATTGCAGGGAAATATTGGCGCTACCTGTTGAACTTGTGGAGTTAAAGGAGTTGAGGCCCGCTATTTCGGTAAACTGTCTTTCTAGTGGCGCGGCGACGGAGGATGACATGGTTTCTGGCGTAGCGCCCGGTAGGATGGCGGAAACGCTGACGAAGGGATATTCTACGTGCGGTAAGGCGCTAATTGGGAGGAGGAAATAACTCATCAAACCGAATACTAAAATGCCGATTGTGACTAGGGTTGTCATCACGGGGCGGCGGATAAAGATTTCTGATATGTTCATAATATGAAGGAAGAAGGAAGAAGGAAGAAGGAAGAAGGAAGAGGGAAGAAGAAAAAAGTTGTAGGGTGTGTCGCCCTTTAAAATACTTGACTAAATATCGATAACCTTATGGCGACGCACCTTATACGATTTGAACAAATATTTATGACATAATAAGTGTTATATCTGTGTACATAATCTCTTGGAAATACCCGGTACGTCGCTATTGAATTGTCGGTATTCATCAGGGATTTTTTACGGCGATGTACCCTACGACTACCCTCGGAAATACCTGGTGCGTAGCTATTGGATTGTCGGTATTCATCAGGGATTTTTTATGGCGACGCACCCTATGACTACTCTTGGAAATACTGAAGAAATAACATGATTTTAACCGTTTGGTATTCAACCCGCGGAGGCGGGTTTTGTCTGTGTAGACGCGAATTCTATTCGCCCGGTATTCTGAGAAACGTTGAGAGATTTCTGATATGTTCATAAGACAATATGTTTGGGATAAGACGGCGGTTGAAACCGCGACTATACAAACGATGTCCGCACTTCGACAAGCTCAGCGACCACCTCCGCGGACTTAAGAAATAACATGATTTTAACCGTTTGGTATTCAACCCGCGGAGGCGGGTTTTGTTTGTGTAGACGCGAATTCTATTCGCCCGGTATTCTGAGAAACGTTGAGAGATTTCTGATATGTTCATAAGACAATATGTTTGGGATAAGACGGCGGTTGAAACCGCGACTATACAAACGATGTCCGCACTTCGACAAGCTCAGCGACCACCTCCGCGGACTTAAGAAATAACATGATTTTAACCGTTTGGTATTCAACCCGCGGAGGCGGGTTTTGTTTGTGTAGACGCGAATTCTATTCGCCCGGTATTCTGAAGAAAAGTTATTTTTACCGCCCTCCTTTTACATAAAAAACTTGCCCAAATTTCACATCCTTAAGCTTCTTGCGCCATGATTCCATATAGATGTAAAATACGGGCGTGAGATATAATGTCAATACTTGTGAAAACAAAAGTCCGCCGACAACCGCAATTCCTAACGGGCGGCGAGATTCCGAGCCCGCACCAACTCCTAGCGCGATCGGCAAAGTACCCATTAATGCCGCCATTGTAGTCATCATAATCGGCCGGAAGCGCACTAAACACGCTTCATAAATTGCTGCTGCTGGTTGTTTCCCTTCCATCCGCTGGGATTCGATCGCAAAATCGACCATCATAATCCCGTTTTTCTTGACTATCCCTACCAACAAGATGATACCGATGAATGAGTAAATGTTGAGCTCAACGCCAAATAACATCAGTGTTAGCAATGCGCCAAATCCCGCTGAAGGTAATCCTGACAGGATGGTAATCGGATGGATGAAATCTTCGTACAGAATTCCCAGGATGAGATAGATGACGAGAATTGCGATCGCCAATAATATCCCTAAACTCGGTAGGGAACTCTGAAATACTTGACTAGCGCCCTGATAATTCGTCGTGATGCTGTCGGGAATCACGGATTTGACGATTTGGTCGATCGCACTATTGGCACTTCCCAGGGCGACACCAGGGGCGAGATTGTAGGATATTGTCGCAGCATTCATCCGCCCGACGTGGCTGATAATTAGTGGCGCGACTCCTTGGGAGATTGTCGCAAAGGTTGCTAGCGGTACTTGCGTTTGACTTCCCGAAGCATCAGTCGCAGTTGTCGCCATATAAAGCTGCATTAAAGCATTCGGATCTTGTTGATATTTCGGTTCGAGTTCCAAAATAACTTGATATTGGTTACTCGCGCCGTAAATCGTGGAAACTTGGTAAGCGCCGTAGGCATTTCTCAGGGTATTTTCGATTTGACTGGCGGTGATTCCTAGGGCTGAGGCTTTGTCGCGATTGATATCTACTTTGATTTGGGAAGTCATCTGCAAATCGCTGTTTACATCCTGAATTTCTGACATGGCTTTCATTTTGTCTACCAGTTGCGGCACGTATTTTCGCAGCGGTAAAACATCCGAACTTTGCAGCGTTAGTTGGTACAATCCCGTGCTTTGTTGCGTACCAAGCGGAATGGCGGGAGGATTTTGTAAGAAGACTTGAATTCCCGGAATCTCTGCTAATTGCGATCGCAAATTCTGCACAATTTCATCCGCACCCATCTCTCGCTGCGATCGCGCTTTTAGCCGAATGAACAAACTGCCGGAATTCCCCGCAACCGCCGCCCCGCCTCCATTTGCACTCGCACCCGCCCCGATGTTCGAGTTGACTGCTTCCACATTTGGATCTTCCCGAATAGCCTTGACAACGGCTTGCTGGTGGCGCGCTAATTCATCAAAGGAGGCGTCTTGCGCGGCTTGGGTAATCCCAGTAATTTGTCCGGTATCTTGGCTGGGAATAAAGCCTTTGGGAACTGCGATAAATAATCCAACTGTGGCGAACACCATAACTAATGATAAAATCATCGTGGTGCGGTGATATTTTAAGACTATTTTCAGACTCCCATCGTACAAGCTCAAGATTTTGTCGAATACGTACTCGGAAGCTTGATAGAGTTTGCTTTGATTGGCGTGATTGACAGGGCGAAGAAAACGACTGCACAACATCGGTGTCAAACTCAAAGAGACAAAGCCGGAAACCAGAATTGAAACAGCAATCGTGACTGCAAATTCATGAAACAACCGCCCCAACAACTCACTCATAAATAACATTGGAATAAACACCGCCACCAAGGAAAGCGTCATCGATAAAATCGTAAAACCAATTTCCCTAGAACCGTTTAGCGCCGCCTCTTTTGGGGTTTCTCCGGCTTCGATGTGGCGGACGATGTTTTCCAGCATAACGATCGCATCATCGACTACAAAGCCCACCGATAGCGTCAGCGCCATCATTGACAAGTTATCCAGGGAGTAGTCGAACAGGTGCATCACGCCGAAGGTTGCGATCAGTGACACCGGAAGCGCTAAGCTGGGAATGACGGTTGCTGACAGGTTGCGTAAAAAGACGAAGATGACTAAGATGACTAGGACGATCGTCAAAACCAGCGTAAACCGGACATCATCGACAGACTCGCGAATCGATTGAGACGCATCGTACATGACGCCAAGTGCGATCGAACTTGGCATCTGGGCTTGTAAACTGGGTAGCAATTTTTGAATCGTATCAACCACTTCGACAGTATTTGTACCGGGCTGTCTCTGGATTGTAAGGATAATTGCGCGATCGTTATTATACCAGCTAGCAACCTTAGTATTTTCTACGCTATCAACCACTCGCCCTAATTGTTCGAGATAAACAGGTTGACCATTTTTATAGGTGACAATCAAACGGCGGAAAGCCGCAGCATCTTTCAGTTGTCCGTTGGTTTGGACTGCAAAGTTTTTATGACTACCAGAAAGGCTACCCGTAGGTAAATTGACATTACCTTGTTGGATAGCAGTTTGCACTTTATCAATGCCAATTTGTCGCGCGGCTAACTGCTGCGGATCGAGTTGAATTCGGGCGGCGTATTTTTGGGAACCATAAATCTGCACTTGCGCCACACCATTGATAGTTGAAAGCTTTTGCGCGAGATAAGTTTGGGCGTAGCTATCAACTTCTGAAAGCGGCAAAGTTGGGGAAGTCAGATAAAGATAAAGAATCGGCCCGTCGGCGGGATTAACTTTACTATAAGTCGGCGGATTTGGTAAATCATTCGGCATTTGGCCGGATGCTGAGGAAATTGCCGCTTCCACATCCTGCGCCGCATTATCAATATTATGAGTGAGGTTGAATTGCAGAGTAATTTGAGTTGCGCCGCTGGTACTTGTTGAAGTTAGCGTATCGAGTCCCGCGATGCTGGAAAATTGCTTTTCTAAAGGGCGCGCGACAGATGCAGCCATTGTTTCCGGGCTAGCGCCGGGGCGGGAAGCGCTAACTTGAATTGTGGGATAATCGACGTTGGGTAAATCGCTAATTGGTAGCAGTCGATAACTCATCCAACCAAAGATAAGAATCGCCGCCATCACCAGCGTAGTCATAATTGGACGGCGGATAAATAGTTCTGAAGGATTCATCATAACAGTTGACAGTTGACAGTTGATAGTTGACAGTTGAAATCAGAATAATTCATCTCTCTATTCTATTCTCTCCTCTGTGTCCTCTGCGTTCTCTGCGGTTAAATAATTCCGATCCAACCAAAACTAAGATTATTTAATAAACTTTGATTTTTGGATAAATACAAGAAGAACCGCAGATTTAAGGCAGACAAACACGGATTAACAGTTGACAGTTGAAATCAGAATAATTCATCTCTCTATTCTATTCTCTCCTCTGTGTCCTCTGCGTTCTCTGCGGTTAAATAATTCCGATCCAACCAAAACTAAGATTATTTAATAAACTTTGATTTTTGGATAAATACAAGAAGAACCGCAGATTTAAGGCAGACAAACACGGATTAACAGTTGACAGTTGAAATCAGAATAATTCATCTCTCTATTCTATTCTCTCCTCTGTGTCCTCTGCGTTCTCTGCGGTTAAATAATTCCGATCCAACCAAAATCAATTAAACTTTGATTTTCGCCTAAACACAAGAAGAACCGCAGATTCAAGGCAGATAAACACGGATTAACGCAGATGTTTTTTCAGATTATTTGGGAATGAATGTAATCTTATTTAATCATTCCCAATTCTTAAATCTCCAATCACCTACGGATTCTGGCGCGATTTCCCTGACTTATTTCCCGATGAATTGGAATCACCGCCAGATTTTTTATCCCCAGATGTATCAGACTTATCGCCCTTGGTAGAATCAGAATTATCCTGAACATCATCTGCGGTTTTAACCACAATCTTGCCGCCATCAACCAGATTAGCTTGTCCATCGATCACAACATCATCACCAGCCTTCAAACCTTTTTTGATCACAGTCAAACCGTTGATGGTATTCCCGACAACCACAGGTACATTATCCACCGTATCGTCGAACTGTGCGACAAATACGAATTGTCCCTTCGGCCCGGTTTGTACTGCTTGCGATGGAACTACGATCGCATTTGGTTCTTGACTTAATGTTAATGTAGTATTGACGAATTGACCAGGAAACAGTTTCCCGTCGGAATTATTGAAATCACCAATCAGTTGAATTGAACCTGTAGCGTTGTCAACCGTGTTGTTGACAAAGGACAAAGTGCCTGAGATTGGTTGATTATTTCCCGCAAAGGTGACATCAACTTTTAGTTTGCCGTTTTCTGAGTATTTTTGGATGTCTGGTAAGTTGGACTCTGGAACCGAAAAGGCAACTTGAATCGGATTGATTTTCGAGATGGTTACTAAGGGTTGGTTGCTGTTTTGCTGCACCACATTGCCTTCTGTAACTAGAATGTTGCCGGCGCGTCCATCGATCGGCGAAAACACCTTAGTATAGGATGATTGCACCTGAGCATTTTGCAAACTACCGCCGTCAGCGCTTACACTAGCCTGAGCACCCTCGATCGCAGATCGATCGCCCTCAACGACAGCCCGAGCATTCTCAATCCCCACCAAATCGCTCTTCACCGCCGTCTGAGCGTTCTCAATTCCGATCGCATCGCTCTTCAGGGCAGTTTCGGCATTTGCGATCGCCACCTCGTCACCTTTCACCGCAGCCTCCGCATTCGTGATGCCGATGCGATCGCTCTTAACAGCAGTTTCCGCATTTGCGATCGCCTGTTTGTCAAGTTCAACCGTTGCCGCCGCCGCCCGACTGCTGGTAGCATATTGTTCGGCTTGATCTTGACTGACAACTCCTTGTTTGTAGAGCTCTGCATAACGTTGACTTTGGGCGGCAGCATATTGCGATTGCGCTCGATCTTTTGTTAAAGTGGCGATCGCCTGTTTGACAGCACCTTGGTCTTTTTCCAAAGTAATTCTGGCTTGTTCAACAACTCCCTTATCCTTCGCCAGAGTCATTCGCGCTTGTTCGACAACACCTTGATCTTTTTCCAAAGTCGCCCTAGCTTGTTCGACAATTCCCCTATCCTTATCCAGAGTCGCCCTAGCTTGTTCCACAATCCCTTGATCCTTAGCAAGATTTGACATCGCTTGTTGTACTTGGGCGCGGTCTTTTGCTACAATACCTTGAGCTTGTTGGATCGAAGCAGTTTGAGAGCGATCGTCGATCGAGAACAACAACTGACCTTTCTTAACTTCCTGCCCTTTCTGGAAATAAACCTTAGTAATCCGGCCGCTAGCCTGTGCAGTAACAGAAACAGTAGCACCAGATTGCACATTGCCGATCGCCTGTAACTGAATCGGCACAGTTTTCTTAGTTACCGCCGCCACCATTACCGGAGTCACCTGCATTTTACCACCGCGGCGGCTCGCCTTTTCCACTTTCGGAGCAGTAGCCCGCTGCCAAACCAAAAATCCCAAACCTCCAACTACCAACAACATCAACAAAAACAGTGCAATTGGCTTTTTTGCCAGCACTTTTTTAGGCTTATGTTCTGCTACTACAGCATTATTTATAGGTTCAGTTTCCGTTAACTTTGTAGTTTCCAGAGCAACTTCAGGAACAACATTATGCGGAACTTCATCAACAATTTCAACCTGATCAGTTGATTGCTCATTCAGCTTCATATCTTCATCACTAACTTTAGGGTGAGTGCCATTCCGACTGTCACTAATAATTTCTTCCAGCATCCAAACCTCCTCTAAAAATAAGTCTTACTTTTAATAACAGTTATGGTGAGGGGTGCATCTCAATGAAGGCAAATATGTTTGTAGGGGCGAAGCATGACCGCAGTCAATATGGGATTGTAACTAATAACTTATATGCGGTCATGCTTCGCCCTCTTCAAAAGTGAGATGCACCCTATGGTGAGTGCCTGACGCATTGATATAACTTACGCGCGGGTGTTCAGAAACCGGGTTTTTTCGATAATATTTCGTTATGGCCCTTAAATTTAGCAAAAAACCCGGTTTCTTTGGTATCTATGCGTAAATCCTGATTCACTTTCCCACATTAAAATTATCTGCGTTCATCTGTGTTTATCTGCCAAACATCTGCGGTTAACTGACCATATCAAAGATTTATGCCAACCGTAAAAACAATGATAGGGTGAGCATTCAACAACACCCCGTCATAGTTTTCACGCCGCAATCAACCTATAAATGCGATCGCCCAAAACTGCCAATCACAGCATTACTTAGCTTGAGTTTCCGAGGATTTTTGAATGTTTTGTGCAGCGCGAGGATAAGCCTCCTTGAGAATAGCCTTAACTTTTGGCTTTTGTTCAGCAGTGAGATTAATTTCTGTCAAAGCTTGACGCATTTTTTCACCAGACTTCAGCTTAGCATTCAAGCTTTTATATTGCTCAGCCGTTAACACCTTAGCGAGTTTTTGACTAACTTCCTTGCGCTTCTGTGCCCGTTCAGCATCAGACATCTTCGGCTTCTTGGTATCTGTCGAATTTGCAGCCACCACATCAGATTTAGCATCTTTAGAAGCAGTAGCATCCGGCTTGGTTTCCGATGCTACTGCTGGATTTGCCTTAGTCGCATCAGGCTTAGCATCTTTGGAAGCAGTAGCATCCGGCTTGATTTCCGATGAACTTACGGGATCTGCCTTAGTCTGGCTGGGTTCGGAAGCCTCCGGGGCGTTGGGTGGTGCACAAGCAGACAAACCGCCAACCAACAAAGCGCCGGCGAGGATAAATGCTGGTGCGATCGTACTTCTTTTCATGATTCACTGCCTCTAATTAACCTTCAACATCAATGCTACAACCTAAAATCAATTGCGACATCACCCAACTGTACCGAAACCGCATCCCAGCCGCCCACCCAGAAACCGGGTTTTTCTCCCCAATACTCACCAAAAACCCCAAATCCCCAGAAAAACCCCGTTTCTCCAACCCCAGCCACCCACCGCACACCCCCAAAACATCCGCAACCAACCCCCAATTCATCCGCTAAATCCGCTACAAAATCCGCTGCCAATCTTGATTTCCCCCCACAAAAAATGTAAAATTCAACAAACATGGGTATTCAAAAATGAACCAAGCACGCCGCCAAGCCTATCTCACCCTAATTGAATCTCTCCTCACCTGTCCCAGCGAAGAACGAACCGCTATCCTGCAAGCCAATATAGAATTATTAGACGATGAATTTGCCCAATATTTACGAGAGTGGGCAACTGAAACACTGCCAAAGTTGGATGCAGACAAAGCAGAAACTCGTGCCAAGATTTTATACAATTTAAATAATAATTTTTCAAGTCTTCAGCAAGGCAGTCGCAGAAGCAACATAGAGATTGCGATCGCTTGTCTGGATATAGGATTAACTATTTTTACCCACGAAGCTTACCCAGAAAAGTGGGCGATGTTTCAAAATAGTATAGGTGTTGCTTACAGTAACAAAATCAAGGGAGACAGGGGTGATAATTTAGAAAGGGCTATCGCCTGTTATGAAGCAGCTTTACAAGTTCGCACCCGCACAGCTTTTCCCGAAGATTGGGCTATGACTCAAAATAATTTGGCAGTTGCTTACCGTAATAGAATCAAGGGAGACAGGGGTGATAATTTAGAAAGGGCGATCGGCTTTTATGAAGCTGCTTTACAAGTTTACACCCGCACAGCTTTTCCCGAAAAATGGGCAACGACTCAAAATAATTTGGCAAATGCTTACTGTGACAGAATCAAGGAAGACAAGGGTGATAATTTAGAAATGGCGATTAAATTTTATAAAGCAGCTTTACAAGTTTACACCCGCACAGCTTTTCCCGAAGATTGGGCAATGACTCAAAATAATTTGGCAACTGCTTACAGTGACAGAATCAAGGGAGACAGG
This region includes:
- a CDS encoding efflux RND transporter permease subunit → MMNPSELFIRRPIMTTLVMAAILIFGWMSYRLLPISDLPNVDYPTIQVSASRPGASPETMAASVARPLEKQFSSIAGLDTLTSTSTSGATQITLQFNLTHNIDNAAQDVEAAISSASGQMPNDLPNPPTYSKVNPADGPILYLYLTSPTLPLSEVDSYAQTYLAQKLSTINGVAQVQIYGSQKYAARIQLDPQQLAARQIGIDKVQTAIQQGNVNLPTGSLSGSHKNFAVQTNGQLKDAAAFRRLIVTYKNGQPVYLEQLGRVVDSVENTKVASWYNNDRAIILTIQRQPGTNTVEVVDTIQKLLPSLQAQMPSSIALGVMYDASQSIRESVDDVRFTLVLTIVLVILVIFVFLRNLSATVIPSLALPVSLIATFGVMHLFDYSLDNLSMMALTLSVGFVVDDAIVMLENIVRHIEAGETPKEAALNGSREIGFTILSMTLSLVAVFIPMLFMSELLGRLFHEFAVTIAVSILVSGFVSLSLTPMLCSRFLRPVNHANQSKLYQASEYVFDKILSLYDGSLKIVLKYHRTTMILSLVMVFATVGLFIAVPKGFIPSQDTGQITGITQAAQDASFDELARHQQAVVKAIREDPNVEAVNSNIGAGASANGGGAAVAGNSGSLFIRLKARSQREMGADEIVQNLRSQLAEIPGIQVFLQNPPAIPLGTQQSTGLYQLTLQSSDVLPLRKYVPQLVDKMKAMSEIQDVNSDLQMTSQIKVDINRDKASALGITASQIENTLRNAYGAYQVSTIYGASNQYQVILELEPKYQQDPNALMQLYMATTATDASGSQTQVPLATFATISQGVAPLIISHVGRMNAATISYNLAPGVALGSANSAIDQIVKSVIPDSITTNYQGASQVFQSSLPSLGILLAIAILVIYLILGILYEDFIHPITILSGLPSAGFGALLTLMLFGVELNIYSFIGIILLVGIVKKNGIMMVDFAIESQRMEGKQPAAAIYEACLVRFRPIMMTTMAALMGTLPIALGVGAGSESRRPLGIAVVGGLLFSQVLTLYLTPVFYIYMESWRKKLKDVKFGQVFYVKGGR
- a CDS encoding efflux RND transporter periplasmic adaptor subunit: MLEEIISDSRNGTHPKVSDEDMKLNEQSTDQVEIVDEVPHNVVPEVALETTKLTETEPINNAVVAEHKPKKVLAKKPIALFLLMLLVVGGLGFLVWQRATAPKVEKASRRGGKMQVTPVMVAAVTKKTVPIQLQAIGNVQSGATVSVTAQASGRITKVYFQKGQEVKKGQLLFSIDDRSQTASIQQAQGIVAKDRAQVQQAMSNLAKDQGIVEQARATLDKDRGIVEQARATLEKDQGVVEQARMTLAKDKGVVEQARITLEKDQGAVKQAIATLTKDRAQSQYAAAQSQRYAELYKQGVVSQDQAEQYATSSRAAAATVELDKQAIANAETAVKSDRIGITNAEAAVKGDEVAIANAETALKSDAIGIENAQTAVKSDLVGIENARAVVEGDRSAIEGAQASVSADGGSLQNAQVQSSYTKVFSPIDGRAGNILVTEGNVVQQNSNQPLVTISKINPIQVAFSVPESNLPDIQKYSENGKLKVDVTFAGNNQPISGTLSFVNNTVDNATGSIQLIGDFNNSDGKLFPGQFVNTTLTLSQEPNAIVVPSQAVQTGPKGQFVFVAQFDDTVDNVPVVVGNTINGLTVIKKGLKAGDDVVIDGQANLVDGGKIVVKTADDVQDNSDSTKGDKSDTSGDKKSGGDSNSSGNKSGKSRQNP